GAGTTGCAGGATCTACttgaatataattattcataTACTCTATATGTGGTTTAACATCAACTTCTATTTTTTGAAAATCTGAAAGGCTGCATTGTTTTCCaaattgtattcttttttttgtgtAAGTATATTGTAAATTCATGTTTTTCATATGTATAGATTTAATATTGATTTTCAGTACAACAAACACTAGCTGTTGATGATTTATTGCAAAATACTTTGAACTGTATTTTTTCAGAAAAAcagtataatacaatttttcttaaaaaagaaagtaagtaATTACTAATGTTACTCACAGATTAAAACTACATATATTAGATCAATATATAAAACTGTTGCGTTAAAAATATGTGCAATAGAACATATAAATAACAGCATTTAATTTTGTGTACTTCAATGATTATATAGATATCAATGTTTCTCAGTTACTATAGTAACATACATCACAAGTACATAATCGTTTGTATTAATAcaaaattctttatttaatacaactttaaaaatttttatttatctgcTTGTactaaaattggaatttttggatttaaacCCTGGTAGAGTACACAaatcattttatatatttttacatattctGGTTCTGTCGAATCGAAAAACATCATATTGGAAAGTACATTCtctgaaataatattaatataatcttTAAAATACTGTATTTGCTGTAATTGTTGTATCATTTCAAAGAATAATAACAATTGATTCTTGCTTTTGTAACATATACATTGTACTCTTGATATTCCTAAAAATAAGATAAAGTGGAATAGCATACTAGTGAATGCATTAAATTAAAGGTACCTTCAAATTTTCTATTAtagaaaaaattccaaattccaTTTGACATCCATCCTGTTGTATCAAAGGTATTGCAGAACAATATATTTTGAATATCTGATTCCAAATTATGTAAATTCATAAATTCTtttgtttcgtatattttccaTATATTGTTTAATTCAGTATACACTTTTTTAATATTAGacaaattacatatttttatgtCTTCAGTGAATAGATTTTGGAATAAAgatataaatttaatcaataatGATGTATCATGAGTCTTTTCcattaatttattttgtacaattttatccTGCAATATATGTATACAGTTATTTTTTGTTCATTATTTTATTAGTATTCTGTGAAAGTTGCTTACTATTTTGTTAAAttgtatcaaaaatatattGAGCATTTTTTGTCGTTTTCCATTATCAATTGATTTTTCTGAAAATTCAATGTCAAGATATGTATGATACGCTTTCAATGATTTAATTATTCCTCCAGGAATATTAAATGCATTCAGACTGTCTATGACACCCATAGTTATAAAACTTTGTTCATATATAACTTGCGATGTTACAGTTCCAAGTACTGAACACTTTGCATTATTCATATTGGAAAATGTGCAATTGTTAGATTCTGATGATACTCTTTGTATTAAATCTTTTAATTCATTAGTGGATGTTGTAGATTTTTTGTCAAATTCAATATAATTTGTCTACACGAAAaataattatgtaaaataaCTAAATTATTAACCAAGCACTTGCATTACTATTGAGTAGATTAATGTATATTTCATTCTAATATGATTAAATTTAGCGAGTTTACTATATgaattttacaattaaattgaaatgaaattttgattgtgtcacaaaatcgatattttaaaatGTGATGACCTTGCAGGAagtcaaatatataaattattatttagctGAATTTATACTTATGAAGTATTTCCAGGTTTTAACAACTTCTAAAATATTTAACCACAAGTATATTTTTATCTTGCATAAAttacgtttaaataaaaatgattcttgTTTGGTTTAaagtttattacaaaattaatatataaaagattataaaaaagtggataaaaattgaaatggaAAATAGTGTACCTGTATATCTATAAACTTATATTACCTTTGTTATGGAACTAGtagatttaaaattatttactaatttataatcgatatttttaagttttttaatttcctttgtatttttaatgttgcatttatttattgcaagaaaatttttattcccCGATAAGTTTTCTACGGGCAATATAACTTGTTTATTATTCTTTGTTCCTTCATTATTCTtactaatattttttctttcaatgggACACAATTTGTTATTGACTGCACTTAGATTTCTTACTGTTTCGGTTTCTCCATCACCTAATTtggtaataaatataattatatttttaattaaataataaataatagattttttttgttaaatatataCCAGTTGTACGAGGATTATAAATTTCAGATGTATTagacttttttaaatatttcttttcttttattactttcacagataacttttcacgtaattGCTGTGTTTGTAGTAATGCCCTACTAATTCCTGCTGCAATTTCTTCGACGCTAATTTCTGGCTTTTAGGCAAAGAAGAACAAATTAGCCAAAtttgattataaaaaaaaatgcataAAATGACTATTAATTGTCTTACATTAGAAAAAATGCAAGCATTTTTACTAACATCCTGTTTAGTTATAATTTCCTTATGCCATGGTTTTAAAGAGAATATTGCTTCATCACAATTTGACTTCAACACGTTTTTTACTTCTTCTGTAAATGCCAATGTCTGATGTAAAAATTTAGTCAATGTTGAAAGATTGAAGGTTTGTTCCATTCTTATGATTAATTCTTGCCGTTTCTGgtggaggagaaaaaaaaacaagaacagaagtgaataaaaaaacaatactTAACAACTTGTTATATAATCTACAGAAAATTATGTGTCACTCAAAGTGTTAACTGGGTTCCTCATTATATATatcatataattatatttatatttataatatattcaataattttttctgATACACGTGCTAActaatattaaacaaaaattgtgttATTATTTATTGGAATTGTTTCatggaaattaaataaatatgaatCTATAGAATAAtgtatatgaaaatatatattagaATGATACATAATAAGACTTAAgggtaatttatttttcttctttatcacTGATAATCCCATACCTAACATTTTTAGTTAGTCGAATTtaggaaaatattgtaattatttttaccttAAATGTTCACGAAATAATATTATGGATTGTTTTAAatactgtaaataaaaatatagttaCAAATCACAAATTTAAGAAAAACGACTCCTTAAAATTTCTACTTTATCATAATAAGGACAATAATTTGTAGTATATGtgtgttatgtgttatacacgCGCAAATGTGTATACatgtaataaaaaaacaaaattgttttacaaaaataaaatgcaaTTCACAATTATACGAGATCCTTAGCTTAATGATTTTTCACAAATCATACCCTAATACATTAATAGCGCGAAAAAAAAGGATCATTTATAAACATTGCGGTTTTCTAAAGACAAAAAGGTATAGTAAAAAAAACATAACAATACCGATAGCAAAACTGCTCTGCTCCTAATTTTGTTTTGATATATAAATAATCTCCACACCTCGCATTCATATAAAATGCATTTTAAATCGAATAAACTGTTCTCTTCAAATTATGTGCAGTATATCATTTCAGATAGTTATATAGATGCATTGTGATCGAAGTATGTTAGTCGTATTTTTATGTGTACAGGGTAAAGTATCTAACAATAAGACTCGAATTGCAAATATCTCAATCGTTCTTAGTGATACATTTCCACTCATgaactttttaattattatcatcAAAGAGATAATTATAATTCCATATCAATGAAATATTTGCAACTCTATTCTTAGATGATTAACCTTGTATAAGAATATAAACCCCTGTTTAAAGCTGTAAATAAATCCTTAACAGTTAATTGTACACTTTGAAAAACTGATTTATAAACATAAGTCTGAGAGtaacaaaatgaaaatgaatgatttaaaatgattttctataaataatatttcttaagtAGACTGGCAGAGTAAATAATGATAATTTATAGTTCATCTTTTCTTGGCACATCATCATCTTCATCCTCTTCTTGAGCCTGTAATAATAAGAAtttgaattttgtaattaaCATAAGATAATTGGTATACATTAAAACCCATTGGCATCAATATCCACCTGAGGGACAGTCGTACAAGTTTAGATCCATTTACTAACAATTAGGTCTCTCTGGTGATCATTATTctttaattttgtgtttctaacaCAAGAATGTTCTAACATTCTTGTGTtaataaatagtaataatagtaataaatagTATTAATTAAATAGTAAATATTGACATATGTCGTTTTATACACAATGTGTCATCTTCTATGCATAATTCATAATGCTTAGGGTTTACtaaacaaaatttgaattttagagtaaaagtaaaagaataaaaattaaaatgtcaatagattaaaatataaatgtatacaaACTTCTTCTGCAGCTTGAACAGAAGCACCATCAGAATCAATAAATTTGGAAAGTTCTTCAAATGTTCTTTCACCAGTGTATTCCACAgcctaaaaatttattttatgaatATCATTAACGTTTGAAtagtaattacaaaattaatataatttaaaccTAAGATACTTACttcattagttttttttttgaaaagtaTAATTGTAGGGTAACTAAGGATTTTCACATCATCTAATTCATTTGCAACAGCATCTAGTTTTGCTATGACTAAATCTTCAGTGTTTTCGTACTTTTCTCCAAGCTAAAAGTATATGAAATTACCTCTATAAATTTCTACTGAAAATTTTTGTTATCTACAAAAGCAAAACATATCTTAAGAATACGTACTGCTTCATAAATAGGAGCTAATTGAGAGCAATGTGTACACCATGGAACATAAAATTCGACCAAAACGTTCTTTGTTTTATCAAATGCAACTTCATAGAAGTTACTACTAACAAGAACTTTCACAGGGTGTTTATCCCAATCTTCGGGCAAATCTTCTGTATTCAAATGTTTTTTCAATTTGCCTTCAACATATGCAGTTACAAATTCCATAATATTTTCACTGGAAATTTCTGGTTTCTCTGGTTTATATTTAAGCGTTTTTTGGTCAAGGTTTATAATACGCATAACAGGTATGTCACTTTTCTTTATACCAAAGAATTCAAAGATGCGTCCATGATCAGATTCATCAGCATTAATCGTAACAAATAAAACCTGTACATATATTGCaatgatattttataatattttctatgaaaattaatatattgtgTAAGCGTATGATTCATACTTATACACACCTGACCACGGAAATTCTTTGCCAGTTCTTTAAGTTTCTCTACATGATCATCAAAATGACCAGCTTCTTTACTAAGGAATATAAGAAGGTGGCTTTTAATATGACCATTGAAAATCTCTTCTGCACTATTTTGATTGAATTCAACAACTAAAGGCATTGCATgtatagaaatgaaattttgtaatttcacaGCATCAATTTCTCCATTAAACTCACTTTTGCCTTCATCAAACTAAGACAAATATTAAGTACCACATACTACAtcaataatatatgtataaataagcATAGAATAAACTATTAATCGTAtacctttttaaataaaataatttttccatcttCTACTCCATATTCATTAAAAACTTCATTGTTGCTACTTATACCAAATGCATGCTCATCAACAGCATTACCAACTTCCAAAAATTCTTTTGCTGCATCTGATTCTATATCCTAataagataaaaaaataaatatataatattttacttgtATTAAAATGTACTATAAACTAATTTATGTTAAATCATTACTTTAAATAAAACATAAAATATCGACCTTAAAGAATCCCACAATTGTAACATTATATGCTTCAATAAATGATTTTGCTTCTTCCACAGTTGGTAAATCTTTAACAGCTGGGGCAGTCTTCTTCATTACCCAAGCTATAATTTGGTCTGCTTTAcgtccaccattgtaatcaataTCAATACCTTTACGGTAAAATCTGAGAGTTGGATAAGCCGTGATACCATGCTTTTCAGCTAATTCTGTTTCAACAGTTGCATCAACTTTAGCTAATTTCACAGTAGAATCAGTTTCTTGCAATTTCTTTGCTGCTTTTGCATATTCAGGAGCCAAACCCTTACAATGTGAACACCATGGAGCATCTAaatattaatgaatataaaaaagtattaaattgtaataaatttatcatgctataaaattaataatgtaaacatttaataataaatacacatagacaATGCAAAAcacaaattattcaaaatttacaattacattaaagatgtttgaaatattaaatacgTTTTTATATATCTCGAAATTATTTGTTCAatcaaattgtacaaataataaattgccatgttattcctttctagaaagttacaaattataaattaattatcatGAAAGACTACCGAAATCACATGTACaaaatttggaatttatttataaattttaagatTATAACATTCATTATTAAGATAAAtactatttacaaaatttcaattccatatttttaaacataaaaTCAAAATATCATCAACAAGTGGTATTAATCTTAGAAACCGGCTTCTAAATGGTGACGTGTAAAGATCGAGCATCTGGATCAGCTTCAGTTAGACTTTGGGTGTTGTGTACAGAAGTAGTGAACAAAATTATGAATACATAAATGCAATTTAGAGAATCTGTTACAAAAGAAATGATTCGTTACTTACAAAATTCGATAAGCACATAATCATTTTGCTCGATAGCTTCCCCAAAATTATCTTTTGTAAGCACTAAAACCGCATCTTCGGTTTCAATTTTTGCAAGAGTAGTAGCAAAGACAAAAATTACTAAAAATGTTAGCGTAGCAAACTTCATTCTTCAAACAAAGCAATGTTATTTCCTAGTAATTTATGCCACAACACGTAGGAAAAATTTGGCGATTGTATCAGAAAACAGTAAACCTGTCGTTACGGTATTGAGATTGAAGGCACTCAACAGAACTCGTTGAAGAACACGAACAAAGTGACCAAGTACAATGATGTAGAGAACTATACAGTTGGTAGATCGCGGTTAATGCGTGGCATCACATTCACCGTGGGAGCTGCTGATTGGCCAATGCAATATTCAAGATTCTGTAACAAGTTCAGGATatcattttgtttttcaatgATAAGACGAATTTGTTATTTTACACAAAAGCaaagatattttcttttcttttaaatttgcaTGCTAATTCAAgataatttttatttggaaTTGTATACAAATTAGTATTGTAGCTATACGtgtatgaaagaaaaataatccatCGGTAATTACATTAATTCAAATATCATTTCTATTTGAAGTAATGATTCGTCACGTAATGGTTTaatgttgaaaaatttgttttcattaaAGAACAATATATGTGCAAGTATTACAATATATATTCGATAATCAATGAAACTGTTACTATTGGcatattcaaaattttgtttacctAATAATATTCATATGTAAATATCCGTATACATAATTGAATATTAAGTCACTTTGAAATCTActtgttttttatttaaactataattattttaaatttcattgaatttctaatttttcaatacaaaaatatttaaatacattataaAACATACATGTAATATAAACATTTGTCATATTTtagattttgttttcttttgtttataTAATATCACATTACACAtgttacatacatacatatatgtaagtACATATAATCAATTTTAGGCGATTAAAATAGTAAtgcttcaaatattttaatcaaaAACACAATGATATAACattaaaattagtattttttgtataataagtacaattatttaatgtaattatttttaataatatattaaagaggtaaaagaatatttcaaacaaaaatatatGGAATACGTTttatatgtaacgtataacgtagtatcacttttttttttcttaaaattgaagcgtaaaataaaatttgaatattttttacataaaattaagAGTTCAAATATTACTGCTTTTAAAagtgttttattttaatataattattatataaaatgcgaaatttgcaatattttgcaactatttttaatatagaaatattaagaTTGTTGAAAAACAATGAaaagtaattttgaaatttgccagtgatgaaaatattttaatgtgCAATAATATATTACATAAGTGCAGTTAAAATATAGACTACCCAAATAAATGGAATGAATATGTAAGTCGTAGTTTCGTCGCGCATAGATAGTACACTGCTATTACATTTCGATAATGTTGGTTTCAATTAAGTATGTAATATGCACGGTAAttctatttaatatataattgttTCAACCACACAAACATGTTATTTGTATAAtcggtaaatttttttttaatcaataaAACTCAATCACCAATTATTAATAAGAGTAATACATTTGCATTTTGAATTGGCTGTCAAAATAActcaattaatttaattttctactttagtgaaattattattattaactataATTTCTGTTTTACCTAGAAGTGAGTGATGGAGGGGGGGGGCAGTATATTCCGAGGAATGTGACAATAAAAGGaatattggaaaattaaaagttttttttatataatagtgAATTTTCATTATCAGGATGACATTGTATACAGTAACATCAGAAATATTCACAGAAaataaaaacgcttctgtaaAGTTTAAAAATGGCAGTAAGTTTATCCTTTTAATTTGTATGCAGTATTATATTGATTAtatcatatttttatataatattgtagtaatatatattttaatcaatatatatgtatgtaatcataatgtattttcagatgcaatatcaaGTTTTGCTTTTAAGTGTCCATCCTACATGATTAAACCAAAAAGTGTTATCAATAATATAATACAAGACAGTGACAACGATTTAGATATAGATaggcaaaaagaagaaaaattattgataggtataaataaattcccaactaattatataatatatagagtaatttttgcttgtatgaaattatatattaatacatatttttaGAACATCATACGTCTACAGAACTGCAACATGTAGGATTGCAAGTGTGGCGGGGTGCCTTGTTACTAGCAGATTATATTTTATCTAATcctgatatatttaaaaataaggtAGTTCTAGAATTAGGTGCTGGAGTTGGTTTAACTAGCATAGTAGTAGGTTTCTTTGCTAAGGAAGTAATATGTACAGGTAATAAAAGAAGTCATTTTTATCATGAAAATTGTATACTATTCATCTGTATTAAATATTAACATATTTCTTGTTTTTCAGATGTTGATATAAAAGGAATATTAGAATTGATTCGTAGAAATTTTATCAGAAACAGTGTTTATATCAAatctaaattttatattaaagaaTTAgactttttaaatataaactgGCCTACATTCTATAAAAAAAGAATGGATGAAGCAACTATTATTTTAGCTGCAGATGGTAAGTTATAATCTTATACAAGAAATGTAAAAGTGATgtacaaattattaataatgtagtATATTTACAGTAATTTATGATGAAAACATAACAGAAGGATTTGTTCAAACATTAGCAAAACTTTTAAATTCAGAAATTCGAAAGGTTGTCTATATTGCTTTAGAGAAAAGATTTGTTTTTACTACAGCCAATATGGATACTACTGCCCCAATGTATGAAGATTTTTTAAAATGCCTTGAAACACAAAAACTTAACTGGCATattgaatatattaaaatagaTTTCCCACGATACTTCAAATATGATAGAGTAAAACAAATGATActcttgaaaatagaaaataaattaaatgaatgacttaatttaatatatactaattacaaaaaaaaagagtgaTAAATGCTAAAAGTTTATGTTATAATACATATTCTTCATTGAAAGCAACAAACtacatgtataataataataattaaattattgaacttctaaaaagtaataaataaacaaattaatCAGCATTATTTTAGAATGCAAATTGAACTACTTTTTTTaagtttaaagaaatatttacaag
The sequence above is drawn from the Ptiloglossa arizonensis isolate GNS036 chromosome 1, iyPtiAriz1_principal, whole genome shotgun sequence genome and encodes:
- the Pdi gene encoding protein disulfide isomerase; translation: MKFATLTFLVIFVFATTLAKIETEDAVLVLTKDNFGEAIEQNDYVLIEFYAPWCSHCKGLAPEYAKAAKKLQETDSTVKLAKVDATVETELAEKHGITAYPTLRFYRKGIDIDYNGGRKADQIIAWVMKKTAPAVKDLPTVEEAKSFIEAYNVTIVGFFKDIESDAAKEFLEVGNAVDEHAFGISSNNEVFNEYGVEDGKIILFKKFDEGKSEFNGEIDAVKLQNFISIHAMPLVVEFNQNSAEEIFNGHIKSHLLIFLSKEAGHFDDHVEKLKELAKNFRGQVLFVTINADESDHGRIFEFFGIKKSDIPVMRIINLDQKTLKYKPEKPEISSENIMEFVTAYVEGKLKKHLNTEDLPEDWDKHPVKVLVSSNFYEVAFDKTKNVLVEFYVPWCTHCSQLAPIYEALGEKYENTEDLVIAKLDAVANELDDVKILSYPTIILFKKKTNEAVEYTGERTFEELSKFIDSDGASVQAAEEAQEEDEDDDVPRKDEL
- the LOC143147243 gene encoding uncharacterized protein LOC143147243, whose protein sequence is MEQTFNLSTLTKFLHQTLAFTEEVKNVLKSNCDEAIFSLKPWHKEIITKQDVSKNACIFSNPEISVEEIAAGISRALLQTQQLREKLSVMEKPKHSITKTNYIEFDKKSTTSTNELKDLIQRVSSESNNCTFSNMNNAKCSVLGTVTSQVIYEQSFITMGVIDSLNAFNIPGGIIKSLKAYHTYLDIEFSEKSIDNGKRQKMLNIFLIQFNKIDKIVQNKLMEKTHDTSLLIKFISLFQNLFTEDIKICNLSNIKKVYTELNNIWKIYETKEFMNLHNLESDIQNILFCNTFDTTGWMSNGIWNFFYNRKFEENVLSNMMFFDSTEPEYVKIYKMICVLYQGLNPKIPILVQADK
- the LOC143150916 gene encoding methyltransferase-like protein 22 — translated: MTLYTVTSEIFTENKNASVKFKNGNAISSFAFKCPSYMIKPKSVINNIIQDSDNDLDIDRQKEEKLLIEHHTSTELQHVGLQVWRGALLLADYILSNPDIFKNKVVLELGAGVGLTSIVVGFFAKEVICTDVDIKGILELIRRNFIRNSVYIKSKFYIKELDFLNINWPTFYKKRMDEATIILAADVIYDENITEGFVQTLAKLLNSEIRKVVYIALEKRFVFTTANMDTTAPMYEDFLKCLETQKLNWHIEYIKIDFPRYFKYDRVKQMILLKIENKLNE